The Brenneria rubrifaciens genome has a window encoding:
- the sapC gene encoding putrescine export ABC transporter permease SapC, which produces MPYDNVYSEKRLPSRLGDTWRVFHQDTLAMIGFYGFLILFGLCLFGKLLAPYEVNQQFLGYQLLPPSWSHYGEVSFFLGTDDLGRDQLSRLLSGAAPTVGSALIVTHVAALCGIVLGVIAGVTHGLRSAMLNHILDTLLSIPSLLLAIVVIAFIGPKLEHAMLAVWLALLPRMVRTIYSAVHDEMNKEYVIAARLDGASTVYIIWYVVLPNIAALLVSEFTRALSIAILDIAALGFLDLGAQLPTTEWGAMLGSSLELVYAAPWTVMLPGGAIALSVLIVNLLGDGLRRALVAETE; this is translated from the coding sequence ATGCCCTACGATAACGTTTACAGCGAAAAACGTTTGCCCAGCCGTCTGGGAGACACCTGGCGGGTATTTCATCAGGATACGCTGGCGATGATCGGTTTTTACGGTTTTCTGATCCTGTTTGGCCTGTGTCTGTTTGGCAAGCTGTTGGCGCCATACGAAGTGAACCAGCAGTTTTTGGGCTATCAACTGCTTCCGCCCTCCTGGTCGCACTACGGTGAAGTCTCTTTCTTCCTCGGCACTGACGATCTGGGCCGCGATCAGCTCAGCCGCCTGCTCAGCGGCGCGGCGCCGACGGTAGGCTCGGCGTTGATTGTCACCCACGTCGCCGCACTATGCGGTATCGTGCTGGGCGTCATCGCGGGGGTAACCCACGGGCTGCGTTCCGCGATGCTCAACCATATTCTTGATACGCTGCTCTCCATCCCGTCGCTGCTACTGGCGATTGTGGTGATTGCGTTTATCGGCCCGAAACTGGAACACGCCATGCTAGCCGTCTGGCTGGCGCTGCTGCCTCGCATGGTGCGAACCATCTACAGCGCCGTACATGATGAGATGAACAAAGAGTATGTCATCGCCGCCCGGCTTGATGGCGCGTCGACCGTTTACATCATCTGGTATGTGGTTTTGCCGAATATTGCCGCCCTGCTGGTTTCAGAATTTACCCGCGCGCTGTCCATTGCCATTCTGGATATTGCCGCATTAGGCTTTCTCGATCTGGGGGCGCAGCTTCCTACCACGGAATGGGGGGCGATGCTCGGCAGTTCGCTGGAGCTGGTCTATGCCGCGCCGTGGACCGTCATGTTGCCCGGCGGCGCCATTGCCCTCAGCGTGTTGAT
- the sapB gene encoding putrescine export ABC transporter permease SapB yields the protein MIIFTLRRLVLLLVTLFLLTLVGFSLSYYTPNAPLNGAALFDAYHFYLSSLLQADFGRSSINGQAISEQLKEVLPATIELCVLAFIMSLLVGIPLGITAGVMQNRGPDIVISTLALIGFSLPVFWLALLLTLFFSLHLGWLPVSGRFDLLYQVKPVTGFALIDAWLSDSPYRGEMIVSAIRHLILPITVLAVGPTTEVIRLMRISTTEVIGKNYIKAAATRGLSKLTIIRRHVLHNALPPIIPKLGLQFSTMLTLTIITEVVFSWPGLGHWLINAIRQQDYAAISAGVMVVGSMVITVNILSDIGGAMTNPLKHKEWYALR from the coding sequence GTGATTATTTTTACGCTGCGTCGACTGGTGCTGTTGCTGGTGACGCTATTCCTGCTGACGCTGGTGGGATTCAGCCTAAGCTATTACACGCCAAATGCGCCGCTTAACGGCGCGGCGCTGTTTGACGCCTATCATTTTTATCTTTCCAGCCTGTTACAAGCCGATTTTGGCCGCTCCAGCATCAATGGTCAGGCGATTAGCGAACAGTTGAAAGAGGTTCTTCCGGCCACGATCGAGCTTTGCGTACTGGCCTTTATAATGTCATTGCTGGTGGGCATCCCGCTGGGCATCACCGCTGGCGTGATGCAGAACCGCGGGCCGGATATCGTTATCAGCACGCTGGCGCTTATCGGCTTTTCGCTGCCGGTTTTCTGGCTGGCGCTGCTGCTCACGCTGTTTTTCTCTCTTCATCTCGGTTGGCTGCCGGTTTCCGGGCGCTTCGATCTGCTCTATCAGGTCAAGCCTGTCACCGGATTTGCGCTGATTGACGCCTGGTTGTCTGACTCGCCCTATCGCGGCGAGATGATAGTCAGCGCCATTCGTCACCTGATTCTCCCTATCACCGTACTCGCCGTGGGACCGACCACCGAAGTGATCCGGCTGATGCGCATCAGCACCACCGAGGTGATCGGTAAAAACTACATCAAGGCCGCCGCCACCCGCGGATTATCCAAGCTCACCATTATTCGCCGTCATGTACTGCATAACGCGCTGCCGCCGATTATACCCAAACTGGGATTACAGTTTTCCACCATGCTGACGCTCACCATCATTACCGAGGTGGTGTTTAGCTGGCCGGGTTTGGGACACTGGTTGATCAACGCCATTCGCCAACAGGATTACGCGGCTATCTCGGCGGGGGTCATGGTGGTCGGGTCGATGGTGATCACGGTTAACATTCTGTCTGATATTGGGGGGGCGATGACAAACCCGCTAAAACATAAGGAATGGTATGCCCTACGATAA
- the sapA gene encoding ABC transporter substrate-binding protein SapA, producing the protein MPGKFYFALAFVWLALPAMAAPPPATTSSLTPDAPLPSIRQSGFVYCVNDVLSTFNPQMARSGVTIDTLAAQLYDRLLDVDPYTYRLMPELAQRWEVLDNGATYRFYLRRDVPFQTTDWFSPRRKMNADDVLFSFQRMLDDKHPYHDINGGDYPYFDSLQFADSVQSIRKLGEYAIEIRLNSPDASFLWHLATHYAPILSAEYAQTLAADDKQALIDREPVGTGPYRLDEYRSGQYIRLTRNEAYWRGQPRMRQVVVDLGSGGTGRLSKLLTGECDVLAYPAASQLTTLRNDPRLRLSLRPGMNVAYLAFNVRKPPLDNRQVREAIALAINNDRLMQSIYYGTAETAASILPRASWAYDNESQVTDYNPEKSRQLLQALGMTNLSLRLWVPSASQSYNPSPLKTAELIQADLQQVGIEVTIVPVEGRFQEARLMEMSHDLTLAGWATDSNDPDSFFRPLLSCAAIRSQTNYAHWCDPAFDEVLQNALSSQQLSKRIEYYQQAQKILAEQLPVLPLASSLRLLAYRYDMKGLVLSPFGNASFAGVFREQPQTTQPQSASSQDTVEGEQP; encoded by the coding sequence ATGCCTGGAAAATTTTATTTCGCACTGGCATTCGTCTGGCTGGCATTGCCCGCAATGGCGGCTCCGCCGCCTGCGACAACGTCCTCGCTCACGCCTGACGCACCGCTGCCCTCTATCCGCCAAAGCGGTTTCGTCTATTGTGTAAATGACGTGCTGAGCACGTTCAATCCGCAGATGGCGCGCAGCGGCGTCACCATCGATACGCTGGCCGCGCAGTTGTACGATCGTCTGCTGGATGTCGATCCCTATACTTACCGCCTGATGCCGGAACTCGCCCAGCGCTGGGAAGTGTTGGACAACGGTGCCACCTACCGTTTTTATCTTCGCCGTGACGTGCCGTTTCAAACCACGGACTGGTTCAGCCCGAGGCGCAAAATGAACGCGGACGATGTACTGTTCAGCTTTCAACGCATGTTGGACGATAAACACCCTTATCATGATATCAACGGCGGCGATTACCCCTATTTCGATAGCCTTCAGTTTGCCGATTCGGTACAAAGCATCCGCAAACTGGGTGAGTACGCAATAGAGATTCGGCTCAACAGCCCGGATGCCTCTTTCCTGTGGCATCTGGCCACCCACTATGCTCCGATCCTTTCCGCCGAATATGCACAAACGTTGGCGGCGGATGATAAGCAGGCGTTGATCGATCGGGAGCCGGTGGGCACTGGCCCGTACAGGCTTGACGAATACCGTAGCGGACAATATATCCGTTTGACGCGCAACGAAGCCTACTGGCGTGGACAGCCCCGGATGCGGCAGGTGGTTGTCGATCTGGGATCAGGCGGAACGGGGCGTCTGTCCAAACTGTTGACCGGCGAATGCGATGTGCTTGCCTACCCCGCCGCCAGCCAGTTGACGACCTTACGCAACGATCCGCGTCTGCGGCTGTCGTTGCGTCCCGGCATGAACGTCGCTTATTTGGCGTTCAACGTGCGTAAACCGCCGCTGGATAACCGCCAGGTACGGGAAGCGATCGCGCTGGCGATCAACAATGACCGGCTGATGCAGTCCATTTATTACGGTACGGCGGAAACGGCCGCGTCGATCCTGCCGCGGGCGTCCTGGGCCTATGATAATGAATCGCAGGTAACCGATTACAACCCGGAGAAGTCCCGCCAACTGTTGCAAGCGCTGGGCATGACCAATCTCAGCCTGCGCTTATGGGTGCCCAGCGCGTCGCAGTCCTACAATCCCAGCCCGCTAAAGACCGCCGAGCTGATTCAGGCCGATCTGCAGCAGGTCGGTATAGAGGTGACCATTGTGCCGGTGGAGGGACGCTTTCAGGAAGCAAGGCTGATGGAAATGAGTCACGACCTTACGCTGGCGGGCTGGGCAACCGATAGCAATGATCCAGACAGTTTTTTCCGCCCACTGTTGAGCTGTGCGGCCATTCGCTCTCAAACCAACTATGCTCACTGGTGCGACCCGGCATTTGATGAGGTGTTGCAAAACGCGTTGTCTTCACAGCAGTTGTCAAAGCGCATCGAATATTACCAACAGGCGCAAAAAATACTGGCGGAACAGCTTCCTGTCTTACCGCTGGCATCGTCCTTGCGTTTGTTGGCCTATCGTTATGATATGAAAGGCTTGGTGCTCAGTCCGTTCGGCAATGCTTCTTTTGCAGGCGTATTCCGTGAACAGCCTCAGACCACCCAGCCACAGTCAGCTTCTTCACAGGACACCGTTGAAGGGGAACAACCGTGA